A window of the Haloarcula litorea genome harbors these coding sequences:
- a CDS encoding ribbon-helix-helix domain-containing protein — protein MPKISVEVPEELLADLDDHVGEDGKFVNRSEAIRASVRKTLDILDDIDERQGRLDDE, from the coding sequence ATGCCCAAGATCAGCGTCGAGGTTCCCGAGGAGCTGCTCGCGGACCTTGACGACCACGTCGGCGAGGACGGGAAGTTCGTCAACCGCAGCGAGGCCATCCGGGCGTCCGTCCGGAAGACCCTCGATATTCTGGACGACATCGACGAACGACAGGGGCGACTCGACGATGAGTGA
- a CDS encoding DUF7139 domain-containing protein — MERLGDAYGGSQWTSRDPRRVYAGAVLGAVGALAVVVGVLLVTTPLSDWIGATDLRAAEKLAGTLGGLGIPAMFLGVVAVLPSSRRQQAGVVVGSAASLVGIALFQTAYPHRWTTGQATLAFETSMAYFLGVGLAFLFVFSTMARFRARNNPQGTVRLELTQQGESRTVEVSPEEYRRYARAIRSDGGETEQVIRELESRARESRED; from the coding sequence ATGGAACGGCTCGGCGACGCGTACGGTGGCAGCCAGTGGACGAGCCGCGACCCGCGGCGCGTCTACGCCGGGGCCGTGCTGGGTGCCGTCGGTGCCCTGGCGGTCGTCGTCGGCGTGTTGCTGGTGACGACGCCGCTGTCGGACTGGATCGGAGCCACCGACCTCCGGGCCGCCGAGAAGCTCGCGGGGACGCTGGGCGGGCTGGGCATCCCCGCGATGTTCCTGGGCGTCGTCGCCGTCCTCCCGTCGAGTCGCCGCCAGCAGGCCGGCGTCGTCGTCGGGTCGGCCGCGTCGCTGGTCGGCATCGCGCTGTTCCAGACGGCGTACCCCCACCGCTGGACCACCGGCCAGGCGACGCTGGCCTTCGAGACGTCGATGGCGTACTTCCTCGGCGTCGGGCTCGCCTTCCTGTTCGTCTTCTCGACGATGGCGCGGTTCCGCGCCCGCAACAACCCCCAGGGGACGGTCCGACTGGAACTCACCCAGCAGGGCGAGTCCCGGACCGTCGAGGTCTCGCCCGAGGAGTACCGCCGGTACGCGCGGGCCATCCGCAGCGACGGCGGCGAGACCGAACAGGTGATCCGCGAACTGGAGTCCAGAGCCCGCGAGAGCCGCGAGGACTGA
- a CDS encoding 23S rRNA (uridine(2552)-2'-O)-methyltransferase, whose product MSHKDEYYNRAKQEGYRARSAYKLQQLDETAGLLGEGRTVVDLGAAPGGWLQVAAERVGERGTVVGVDRQRIDPLDDPEPAVEYVRGDMTEGRTKDEIREVVGGDADARGGPVDVVVSDMAPNMSGDYDLDHARSVHLARQAFEVATDLLDAGGDFAAKVFDGQDLADLKADIEPEFEYVREVRPDASRDSSSELYLVAKHRLTAPVREGEELDVTIEDVGEEGDGIAKVEGFTLFVSGVAEGDEVTVRVDDVKPRYAFAQPVE is encoded by the coding sequence ATGAGCCACAAGGACGAGTACTACAACAGAGCGAAACAGGAGGGGTACCGCGCCCGCTCGGCGTACAAGCTCCAGCAACTGGACGAGACGGCGGGCCTGCTGGGCGAGGGGCGGACGGTCGTCGACCTGGGGGCGGCCCCGGGCGGCTGGCTGCAGGTCGCCGCCGAGCGGGTCGGCGAGCGGGGGACCGTCGTCGGCGTCGACCGCCAGCGCATCGACCCGCTGGACGACCCCGAGCCGGCCGTCGAGTACGTCCGCGGGGACATGACCGAAGGACGGACCAAAGACGAGATCCGCGAGGTCGTCGGCGGCGACGCCGACGCACGCGGCGGCCCGGTCGACGTGGTCGTCTCGGACATGGCACCGAACATGAGCGGCGACTACGACCTCGACCACGCCCGCTCGGTCCACCTCGCCCGGCAGGCCTTCGAGGTGGCGACGGACCTGCTCGACGCGGGCGGGGACTTCGCCGCGAAGGTGTTCGACGGCCAGGACCTCGCCGACCTGAAGGCGGACATCGAACCGGAGTTCGAGTACGTCCGGGAGGTCCGGCCGGACGCCTCGCGGGACTCGTCGTCGGAGCTGTACTTGGTCGCCAAGCACCGCCTGACGGCCCCGGTCCGCGAGGGCGAGGAACTCGACGTGACCATCGAGGACGTCGGCGAGGAGGGCGACGGCATCGCGAAGGTCGAGGGGTTCACCCTGTTCGTGAGCGGCGTCGCGGAGGGCGACGAGGTGACGGTGCGGGTCGACGACGTGAAGCCGCGGTACGCGTTCGCCCAGCCCGTCGAGTGA
- a CDS encoding twin-arginine translocase subunit TatC, giving the protein MADGDPSDADADPDEPRDSPPTDGEPAAEESQGSPTDVTDDPAGEGPTDEAAADDPADEAAAGSPPDDGADGDRTDDAPGVDDIDPHGVSPDIPVDEQTMSFPDDDPEGDETDDADSFLADEERETYMAADDGGDGPPDDVDPIEAASPGETPHAPTVPGRTRPGLFERDPRDVSAAVPADVPTDWGTPATPAGGGATDHGNAPGYEDIHEGAPDDEEMPLADHVEEMATRLFIVVGVAAVVAVFTLPTADELINFLWYSFHEGTLEQAREVCGTVDADAAAGTVAADVNCPYVYSPLALILARLKVATLVGFIVALPVFVYETYLFMRPGLYPRERRYYLAAVPTSLVLASVGVAVAYFAVLPAMFNYFIAYSDRAADLAFGLSHTFSIIILMLGFFALIFQIPLFVMLAIMMGVTTRRWLADRRLYFWGAFAAIAFVFSPDPTGMAPLMVAVTMILLFEGTLLLLKWTGTSSPVPTADELRARRPVVYAAFALVGYVLSPLPVPTGYYAQLPTAVTEGLASVGLGNATPMLVGGGIIALFELTAYWNKNYYGSVRAWRGLRRARLPVWGVAIVVGYLGSPDPTLFRIVNSFSVAPTLAAAVAAGLVLVFEGGLLVDRLRGDDGADEPDVPAPEYGGDYEPDPAEGEAGPGGRDPDGEDERRDGGEP; this is encoded by the coding sequence ATGGCGGACGGTGACCCCAGCGACGCGGACGCCGACCCCGACGAGCCGCGGGACTCTCCCCCGACGGACGGGGAGCCGGCAGCCGAGGAATCGCAGGGGTCACCGACTGACGTGACGGACGACCCGGCGGGCGAGGGGCCGACGGACGAGGCGGCAGCCGACGACCCGGCGGACGAGGCGGCAGCCGGGAGTCCGCCCGACGACGGAGCGGACGGCGACCGGACGGACGACGCGCCCGGGGTCGACGACATCGACCCCCACGGCGTCTCGCCCGACATCCCGGTCGACGAGCAGACGATGTCGTTCCCGGACGACGACCCCGAGGGCGACGAGACCGACGACGCCGACTCGTTCCTCGCCGACGAGGAGCGGGAGACCTATATGGCGGCCGACGACGGGGGGGACGGCCCCCCCGACGACGTCGATCCGATCGAGGCGGCGTCGCCGGGCGAGACGCCCCACGCGCCGACGGTCCCGGGCCGGACCCGCCCCGGGCTGTTCGAGCGCGACCCGCGGGACGTCTCGGCGGCCGTCCCCGCGGACGTGCCGACCGACTGGGGGACGCCGGCGACGCCGGCCGGCGGTGGCGCGACCGACCACGGGAACGCCCCCGGCTACGAGGACATCCACGAGGGCGCGCCCGACGACGAGGAGATGCCGCTGGCCGACCACGTCGAGGAGATGGCCACGCGGCTGTTCATCGTCGTCGGCGTCGCGGCCGTCGTCGCCGTGTTCACGCTGCCGACGGCAGACGAACTCATCAACTTCCTCTGGTACTCCTTCCACGAGGGGACCCTCGAACAGGCCAGGGAGGTCTGTGGCACCGTCGACGCCGACGCTGCGGCCGGGACCGTCGCCGCGGACGTCAACTGCCCGTACGTCTACAGCCCGCTGGCGCTGATACTCGCGCGGCTGAAGGTCGCGACGCTGGTGGGGTTCATCGTCGCACTGCCGGTGTTCGTCTACGAGACGTACCTGTTCATGCGGCCGGGGCTGTACCCCCGGGAGCGGCGCTACTACCTCGCGGCGGTGCCGACGAGCCTGGTGCTGGCGAGCGTCGGCGTCGCCGTCGCGTACTTCGCGGTGCTGCCCGCGATGTTCAACTACTTCATCGCCTACTCCGACCGGGCCGCGGACCTCGCGTTCGGCCTCTCGCACACGTTCAGCATCATCATCCTGATGCTGGGCTTCTTCGCGCTCATCTTCCAGATCCCGCTGTTCGTGATGCTGGCGATCATGATGGGCGTGACGACCCGCCGGTGGCTCGCCGACCGGCGGCTCTACTTCTGGGGCGCGTTCGCCGCGATCGCGTTCGTGTTCAGTCCGGACCCGACCGGGATGGCCCCGCTGATGGTCGCGGTGACCATGATCCTGCTGTTCGAGGGGACGCTGCTGCTGCTGAAGTGGACCGGCACCAGTTCGCCGGTGCCCACCGCCGACGAACTGCGGGCGCGCCGGCCGGTCGTCTACGCGGCGTTCGCGCTGGTGGGGTACGTGCTGAGCCCGCTGCCGGTCCCGACCGGCTACTACGCGCAGCTCCCGACGGCGGTGACCGAGGGCCTGGCCTCGGTCGGGCTCGGGAACGCGACGCCGATGCTGGTCGGCGGCGGGATCATCGCCCTGTTCGAGCTGACCGCCTACTGGAACAAGAACTACTACGGCAGCGTCAGGGCGTGGCGCGGACTTCGCCGGGCGCGCCTGCCGGTCTGGGGCGTCGCCATCGTCGTCGGCTACCTCGGGAGCCCCGACCCGACGCTGTTCCGCATCGTGAACTCGTTCAGCGTCGCGCCGACGCTGGCCGCGGCCGTCGCCGCCGGCCTGGTCCTGGTCTTCGAGGGCGGCCTGCTCGTCGACCGCCTCCGCGGTGACGACGGGGCCGACGAGCCCGACGTGCCGGCCCCCGAGTACGGCGGCGACTACGAGCCCGACCCCGCCGAGGGCGAGGCTGGGCCGGGCGGCCGCGACCCCGACGGCGAGGACGAGCGTCGGGACGGCGGGGAGCCGTGA
- a CDS encoding DUF7472 family protein — MELDREAVLQIAISAVALVTFVVAAVFVSTNFSSNGGLTETGGIAIVGTIGLFVVLMLAAGIWLERQEF; from the coding sequence ATGGAACTGGACCGGGAGGCAGTGTTGCAGATCGCCATCTCGGCGGTCGCGCTGGTGACTTTCGTCGTCGCCGCCGTCTTCGTCTCGACCAACTTCTCCTCGAACGGCGGGCTCACCGAGACCGGCGGGATCGCCATCGTCGGGACGATCGGCCTGTTCGTCGTCCTGATGCTGGCCGCCGGGATCTGGCTGGAGCGCCAGGAGTTCTAG
- a CDS encoding SWIM zinc finger family protein: MTLLQPTADSRRTALAPDPTTLDPRSLRAWTERMAVTPLGDGGYEVTTETDHTYRVDLPARSCSCPDHRLRGERCKHLRRVAIEITARRVAPPGHERARCDVCGAVTFVREAADPPHLCADCRVTPGDIAVDRETGDSLVVARVVGERADEYVIEATGRTVAEHDTNGGYPDDDLVVEVTYLGDATRREDPRIYAFPYSRLRRTDAELVD, translated from the coding sequence ATGACGCTCCTTCAGCCAACCGCCGACAGCAGGCGGACCGCACTCGCACCGGACCCGACGACGCTGGACCCGCGCTCGCTTCGCGCGTGGACCGAACGGATGGCCGTCACGCCGCTGGGCGACGGCGGCTACGAGGTCACCACCGAGACCGACCACACCTACCGCGTGGACCTCCCCGCCCGGAGCTGTAGCTGTCCCGACCACCGCTTGCGGGGCGAGCGGTGCAAACACCTCCGGCGAGTCGCCATCGAGATCACCGCCCGGCGGGTCGCGCCGCCGGGCCACGAGCGGGCCAGGTGCGACGTCTGCGGGGCCGTCACCTTCGTCCGCGAGGCCGCCGACCCGCCCCACCTCTGTGCGGACTGCCGGGTCACGCCGGGGGACATCGCCGTCGACCGCGAGACCGGCGACAGCCTCGTGGTCGCACGCGTGGTCGGCGAGCGCGCCGACGAGTACGTCATCGAGGCCACCGGCCGGACCGTCGCCGAACACGACACCAACGGGGGGTACCCCGACGACGACCTGGTGGTCGAGGTGACCTACCTCGGGGACGCGACGCGTCGCGAGGACCCCCGCATCTACGCCTTCCCGTACTCGCGGCTCCGGCGGACGGACGCCGAGTTGGTCGACTAG
- the priL gene encoding DNA primase regulatory subunit PriL produces MQPLHARYPFLGAAREAVEAAAVDLGEVVATEEAVTQRALERVEHAITDGSVGQPHRRTRVELLSYPVARVLVSLVDEHVCTRKYAQAEAETARERFTEEFAATTEFKSTSTERVELRDLLSEFDLASAVREAEDGYWVAVGVYLDLAADQRGDRWRLVNRPLADGEVRVAPDDLHVLLKQAVRHRVADGLPFDVPDAIGDELTEEVEHLREVLADLDLTRDIDTVVPELFPPCMQALLDQVQKGEHLEHHSRFAIAAFLTSIGLSTDEIVDLFQVNPGFGEEATRYQVDHIRGDTGPTDYSTPSCATMQSYGDCVNMDDLCQRISHPMAYYEKKLDDADEDELTDWREGDEESEADA; encoded by the coding sequence ATGCAACCGCTCCACGCCCGGTACCCGTTCCTCGGTGCCGCCCGGGAGGCCGTCGAGGCCGCCGCCGTCGACCTCGGCGAGGTGGTCGCGACCGAGGAGGCCGTCACCCAGCGGGCGCTGGAGCGGGTCGAGCACGCCATCACCGACGGGAGCGTCGGCCAGCCACACCGCCGGACCCGCGTCGAACTGCTGTCCTATCCGGTCGCGCGGGTGCTGGTCTCGCTGGTCGACGAGCACGTCTGTACCCGCAAGTACGCACAGGCGGAGGCAGAGACGGCCCGCGAGCGGTTCACCGAGGAGTTCGCGGCGACGACGGAGTTCAAGTCCACCTCGACCGAGCGGGTCGAGCTGCGGGACCTGCTGTCGGAGTTCGACCTCGCGTCTGCGGTCCGGGAGGCCGAGGACGGCTACTGGGTCGCCGTCGGGGTCTACCTCGACCTGGCCGCCGACCAGCGGGGCGACCGGTGGCGGCTCGTCAACCGCCCGCTTGCCGACGGGGAGGTCCGGGTCGCCCCCGACGACCTCCACGTCCTGTTGAAACAGGCCGTCCGCCACCGGGTCGCCGACGGCCTCCCCTTCGACGTGCCCGACGCCATCGGCGACGAGCTGACCGAGGAGGTCGAACACCTCCGGGAGGTGCTTGCCGACCTCGACCTCACGCGGGACATCGACACCGTCGTCCCAGAGCTGTTCCCGCCGTGTATGCAGGCGTTACTGGACCAGGTCCAGAAGGGCGAACACCTCGAACACCACTCCCGCTTCGCCATCGCCGCGTTCCTCACCAGCATCGGGCTGTCGACCGACGAGATCGTGGACCTGTTCCAGGTGAACCCGGGGTTCGGCGAGGAGGCGACCCGCTACCAGGTCGACCACATCCGCGGGGACACCGGGCCGACGGACTACTCGACGCCCTCGTGTGCGACGATGCAGTCCTACGGCGACTGCGTGAACATGGACGATCTCTGCCAGCGGATCTCGCACCCGATGGCCTACTACGAGAAGAAGCTCGACGACGCCGACGAGGACGAACTGACGGACTGGCGCGAGGGCGACGAGGAGAGCGAGGCCGACGCCTAG
- a CDS encoding queuosine precursor transporter, with protein MSDGSPIRVGLVALFVTALVVSQVTASKLLAFGLPFSLPVVGEALVLPGAALAYALTFFASDCYAELYGRRAATVVVNVGFLMNFVLLALVWSTILAPGLPPEAQPVDPAAFRNVLAASTAVVVASLSAYVVSQNLDVILFHRLRDLTDGDALWLRNVGSTATSQLVDTAIFIGVGFVLLQGTPLAVALSLAVGQYVLKLGIALLDTPFVYAVVGLARGEGRFGSASRAD; from the coding sequence ATGAGTGACGGGAGTCCGATCCGGGTCGGCCTCGTCGCGCTGTTCGTGACCGCGCTGGTGGTCTCGCAGGTGACGGCCTCGAAGCTGCTGGCCTTCGGGCTTCCGTTCTCGCTGCCGGTCGTCGGCGAGGCGCTGGTCCTGCCGGGCGCGGCGCTGGCCTACGCGCTGACCTTCTTCGCGTCGGACTGCTACGCGGAACTGTACGGCCGTCGGGCCGCCACCGTCGTCGTCAACGTCGGCTTCCTGATGAACTTCGTCCTGCTGGCGCTGGTCTGGAGTACCATCCTCGCGCCGGGTCTCCCCCCCGAGGCCCAGCCCGTCGACCCCGCCGCCTTCCGGAACGTGCTGGCGGCCAGCACCGCCGTCGTCGTCGCCAGCCTCTCGGCGTACGTCGTCAGTCAGAACCTCGACGTGATCCTGTTCCACCGGCTCCGGGACCTCACCGACGGTGACGCGCTGTGGCTCCGCAACGTCGGCTCGACGGCGACCAGCCAGCTCGTGGACACGGCCATCTTCATCGGCGTCGGCTTCGTCCTCCTCCAGGGGACGCCCCTCGCGGTGGCGCTGTCGCTCGCGGTCGGGCAGTACGTCCTGAAGCTGGGGATCGCGCTGCTGGACACGCCGTTCGTCTACGCCGTCGTCGGCCTCGCACGCGGCGAGGGCCGGTTCGGCTCGGCGTCGCGGGCGGACTGA
- the hjc gene encoding Holliday junction resolvase Hjc: MANSNAKGDRRERELVNALDDAGFAVMRAPASGSATERELPDVLTGDGDTFYAIEAKSSAGDPIYLDGEEVEALLFFARNFGAKPRIGVRFDREDWYFFHPGDLHTTDGGNYRVKKETALSDGTDFEEFVGHSEKVTLDAVADDGPDAATLDVLSAFERGDLSKEEAAEMLS, translated from the coding sequence ATGGCAAACTCGAACGCGAAGGGGGACCGCCGCGAGCGGGAACTCGTCAACGCCTTGGACGACGCCGGCTTCGCGGTGATGCGCGCACCGGCCAGCGGCAGCGCCACCGAGCGCGAGCTCCCGGACGTGCTGACCGGCGACGGCGACACTTTCTACGCCATCGAGGCCAAGTCCAGCGCCGGCGACCCCATCTACCTCGACGGCGAGGAGGTCGAGGCCCTCCTCTTTTTCGCGCGGAACTTCGGCGCGAAACCACGCATCGGCGTCCGCTTCGACCGCGAGGACTGGTACTTCTTCCACCCGGGCGACCTCCACACCACCGACGGCGGGAACTACCGCGTCAAGAAGGAGACGGCGCTCTCGGACGGCACCGACTTCGAGGAGTTCGTCGGCCACTCCGAGAAGGTCACCCTCGACGCGGTCGCCGACGACGGCCCCGACGCCGCCACGCTCGACGTCCTCTCGGCGTTCGAGCGCGGCGACCTCTCGAAGGAGGAGGCCGCGGAGATGCTGAGTTAG
- a CDS encoding DNA polymerase sliding clamp: MFNAIVSADTLQSTLDSVSVLVDECKIHLEDDGLEIRAVDPANVGMVDLRLEASAFESYETDGGLIGVNLSRLEDIAGMADSGQLVHLELDEETRKLHIAIDGLEYTLALIDPDSIRQEPDLPDLDLPAHIVIEGRDIDRAVTAADMVSDHIALGVDATDELFYVDAEGDTDDVHLELTRDDLIDLTAGDAHSLFSLDYLKNMNKAIPKDAEVEMELGEEFPVKMHFNFAEGEGRVTYMLAPRIQSE; this comes from the coding sequence ATGTTCAACGCCATCGTGAGTGCGGACACGCTCCAGTCGACTCTCGACTCCGTGAGCGTGCTGGTGGACGAGTGCAAGATCCACCTCGAAGACGACGGGCTGGAGATTCGGGCCGTCGACCCGGCCAACGTCGGGATGGTCGACCTGCGACTGGAGGCCTCGGCGTTCGAGTCCTACGAGACCGACGGCGGCCTCATCGGGGTGAACCTCTCGCGGCTGGAAGACATCGCCGGGATGGCCGACTCCGGGCAGCTGGTCCACCTCGAACTCGACGAGGAGACCCGGAAGCTCCACATCGCCATCGACGGGCTGGAGTACACGCTGGCGCTGATCGACCCCGACTCCATCCGCCAGGAGCCGGACCTCCCGGACCTGGACCTGCCGGCCCACATCGTCATCGAGGGCCGGGACATCGACCGCGCCGTCACCGCGGCGGACATGGTCTCGGACCACATCGCGCTGGGCGTCGACGCGACCGACGAGCTGTTCTACGTCGACGCCGAGGGCGACACCGACGACGTCCACCTCGAACTCACCCGCGACGACCTCATCGACCTCACCGCCGGGGACGCCCACTCGCTGTTCTCGCTGGACTACCTCAAGAACATGAACAAGGCCATCCCCAAGGACGCCGAGGTGGAGATGGAACTGGGCGAGGAGTTCCCGGTCAAGATGCACTTCAACTTCGCCGAGGGCGAGGGCCGCGTGACCTACATGCTCGCGCCGCGCATCCAGAGCGAGTAG
- a CDS encoding twin-arginine translocase subunit TatC, with the protein MVGPLDDDTVRTVQSGRETVGAMLGTAQSHLQKVFIVFVAGMLGTIYALQYGVWEMLREDLVYANMTPELRRQTSVVSTQAFDVILLQVKIGAVVGILLAVPVLVFYGRDALRARGWWPADRIPVWKGALFALTSLVLFAGGVFYAYELFFPLMFKFLAGNANAAGFTPQYSIVKWAQFIFLLGASFGLAAQLPLLMTVLSYTGIVPYETFRDKWRIAVLLIFLFGALFSPPDPFTQIMWAAPLCGLYAVSLALSKVAVLAKRSSDLVSTAAVGRANWNTILGGAVVVGGITYYLLATPAFQYVRAFAAWFPSSRLTGDVTRPALLGLPPETTAVVLAVAGGLLAVPVVLYYHVLQALEDAVAPDEREMGDPTAIDIDELSADAVEVAPPEVFEEMTEEEALAHADTALSADDQTKAQAILDRWDEAHEDADEAADEPADGTTADGDAATEEGGAGGILTSTTAGMADAFTEDETTEDDIGGYYYDIQFILSSLASKAFWILGVFGFVLSASFLFLYRGGIGDIQRVFVSRLPEGMQAQVDIVTLHPVEHLVFIVKFSTILGAVSVLPLVLYFAWPAMQDRSLVGGDRNILLVWGGTLFVALIGGSLLGFLYVAPMAISAIAYDQLQANMVIAYRISNFGWLVLFLTIGIGLLVEIPVTMFLFHRAGLVPFEVMYERWRYVVLAIVATAAMVTPDSIFTMLIVGVPTALSYMVGLAILWVYTLGGRRTPKGRGEPAD; encoded by the coding sequence ATGGTGGGGCCTCTCGACGACGACACCGTCCGCACGGTCCAGAGCGGGCGCGAGACCGTCGGTGCGATGCTGGGCACCGCACAGTCCCATCTCCAGAAAGTGTTCATCGTCTTCGTCGCCGGGATGCTGGGGACGATCTACGCGCTGCAGTACGGCGTCTGGGAGATGCTCCGGGAGGACCTCGTCTACGCGAACATGACCCCGGAGCTGCGCCGACAGACCAGCGTCGTCTCCACGCAGGCGTTCGACGTCATCCTCCTGCAGGTGAAGATCGGTGCCGTCGTCGGCATCCTGCTCGCGGTCCCGGTGCTCGTCTTCTACGGCCGCGACGCGCTCCGCGCCCGCGGCTGGTGGCCCGCCGACCGCATCCCCGTCTGGAAGGGCGCGCTGTTCGCCCTGACCAGCCTGGTGCTGTTCGCCGGCGGCGTCTTCTACGCCTACGAGCTGTTCTTCCCGCTGATGTTCAAGTTCCTCGCCGGCAACGCGAACGCCGCCGGCTTCACGCCCCAGTACTCCATCGTCAAGTGGGCGCAGTTCATCTTCCTGCTGGGTGCCTCGTTCGGCCTCGCGGCGCAACTGCCGCTGCTGATGACCGTCCTCTCGTACACCGGGATCGTCCCCTACGAGACGTTCCGGGACAAGTGGCGGATCGCCGTCCTGCTGATCTTCCTGTTCGGCGCGCTGTTCTCGCCGCCGGACCCGTTCACTCAGATCATGTGGGCCGCACCGCTCTGTGGGCTGTACGCGGTCAGCCTCGCGCTCTCGAAGGTCGCGGTGCTGGCGAAACGCTCCAGCGACCTCGTCAGCACCGCCGCGGTGGGACGGGCCAACTGGAACACGATCCTCGGCGGGGCCGTCGTCGTCGGCGGGATCACCTACTACCTGCTCGCGACCCCCGCCTTCCAGTACGTGCGGGCCTTCGCCGCCTGGTTCCCCTCCAGCCGACTCACCGGCGACGTCACCCGGCCCGCGCTGCTGGGGCTACCGCCGGAGACGACGGCGGTCGTGCTCGCGGTCGCCGGCGGCCTGCTAGCCGTACCGGTGGTCCTGTACTACCACGTCCTGCAGGCGCTGGAGGACGCCGTCGCGCCCGACGAGCGGGAGATGGGCGACCCGACGGCCATCGATATCGACGAGCTGAGCGCGGACGCCGTCGAGGTCGCTCCGCCGGAGGTGTTCGAGGAGATGACGGAAGAGGAGGCCCTGGCCCACGCCGACACCGCGCTCTCGGCGGACGATCAGACGAAGGCCCAGGCCATCCTCGACCGCTGGGACGAGGCCCACGAGGACGCGGACGAGGCGGCCGACGAACCGGCCGACGGGACGACCGCCGACGGCGACGCGGCGACCGAGGAGGGGGGCGCGGGCGGCATCCTCACCTCGACGACCGCGGGGATGGCCGACGCCTTCACCGAGGACGAGACCACCGAGGACGACATCGGCGGCTACTACTACGACATCCAGTTCATCCTCAGCTCGCTGGCCTCCAAGGCGTTCTGGATCCTGGGGGTCTTCGGCTTCGTCCTCTCGGCGTCGTTCCTGTTCCTCTACCGCGGCGGTATCGGCGACATCCAGCGGGTGTTCGTCAGCCGCCTCCCCGAGGGGATGCAGGCCCAGGTCGACATCGTGACGCTCCACCCCGTCGAACACCTCGTCTTCATCGTCAAGTTCTCGACGATACTGGGGGCCGTCTCCGTGCTCCCGCTGGTGCTGTACTTCGCGTGGCCGGCGATGCAGGACCGCAGCCTCGTCGGCGGCGACCGCAACATCCTGCTGGTGTGGGGCGGGACGCTGTTCGTGGCCCTGATCGGCGGCAGCCTGCTCGGCTTCCTCTACGTCGCGCCGATGGCCATCTCCGCCATCGCCTACGACCAGCTCCAGGCCAACATGGTCATCGCCTACCGCATCAGCAACTTCGGCTGGCTCGTCCTCTTCCTGACCATCGGGATCGGGCTGCTGGTCGAGATCCCGGTGACGATGTTCCTGTTCCACCGGGCCGGCCTCGTCCCATTCGAGGTGATGTACGAGCGCTGGCGCTACGTCGTGCTGGCGATCGTCGCCACCGCCGCGATGGTCACGCCCGACAGCATCTTCACGATGCTCATCGTCGGCGTCCCGACGGCCCTCTCGTACATGGTCGGGCTCGCCATCCTCTGGGTGTACACCCTGGGCGGCCGCCGGACGCCGAAGGGACGGGGCGAGCCGGCGGACTGA
- a CDS encoding DUF4382 domain-containing protein, whose protein sequence is MDRRRFLGTATALGTTVLAGCGGSTDGGSGDGGGGGGTGGDGGGGGGSDGDATGTFRLLVSDRPADIGDFDSLGVTFDEARVFEAAATGTETAATDTATNTTTASETDETETDDDGETEEDERDDEGGFTVFELDDPTVDLTEVVGERAIGVLDGKLEPGRYAKIELSVSDVAGVVDGDDVEVKVPSEKLQLVKPFEVTAGETTSFVFDINVVKKGKNGYNLLPVISESGVAGEDVDVEEVGDETGTAETEAGADNASANQSQA, encoded by the coding sequence ATGGATCGACGGAGGTTCCTCGGAACGGCGACGGCGCTCGGGACGACAGTACTGGCCGGCTGCGGCGGGTCGACGGACGGCGGCTCCGGCGACGGTGGCGGTGGCGGTGGGACCGGCGGTGACGGCGGAGGTGGTGGCGGAAGCGACGGCGACGCGACCGGCACGTTCCGCCTGCTGGTCAGCGACCGGCCGGCCGACATCGGCGACTTCGACTCGCTGGGCGTGACTTTCGACGAGGCGCGAGTGTTCGAGGCGGCGGCGACCGGCACCGAGACCGCGGCGACCGACACGGCGACGAACACCACCACGGCGTCGGAGACGGACGAGACAGAGACTGACGACGACGGAGAGACCGAGGAAGACGAGCGCGACGACGAGGGCGGCTTCACCGTCTTCGAACTCGACGATCCGACGGTAGACCTGACCGAGGTGGTCGGCGAGCGGGCCATCGGCGTCCTCGACGGGAAGCTGGAGCCGGGCCGCTACGCCAAGATCGAACTCTCGGTCAGCGACGTCGCGGGCGTAGTCGACGGTGACGACGTCGAGGTGAAGGTCCCAAGCGAGAAACTCCAGCTCGTCAAGCCCTTCGAGGTGACCGCCGGCGAGACGACCTCGTTCGTCTTCGACATCAACGTCGTCAAGAAGGGCAAGAACGGCTACAACCTCCTGCCGGTCATCAGCGAGAGCGGGGTCGCCGGCGAGGACGTCGACGTCGAGGAGGTCGGCGACGAGACGGGGACCGCAGAGACGGAGGCCGGCGCGGACAACGCGAGCGCGAACCAGTCGCAGGCCTGA